One segment of Curtobacterium sp. MR_MD2014 DNA contains the following:
- a CDS encoding inositol monophosphatase family protein, which produces MDLSADLDFARSLADTADAISLERFRAADLHVTTKADSTHVTDADQAVERALRERLAAERPDDAFLGEETTADTGADALSEGHRQWVVDPIDGTANYLRGVPVWATLIALAVDGRPVLGVVSAPALGKRWWAAEGLGAHSTDGPLRVSGVAALSEASLSYNSIQQWDEDDRLDALVTLSRKVWRTRAYGDMWSYMLVAEGVLDVAGEPDLKPWDIAALVPIVEEAGGRFTSLDGDPGPWHGSALATNGHVHDAVVDVIRRP; this is translated from the coding sequence GTGGACCTCAGCGCCGACCTGGACTTCGCCCGCTCCCTCGCCGACACCGCCGACGCGATCAGCCTCGAGCGGTTCCGCGCCGCCGACCTGCACGTCACGACGAAGGCCGACAGCACGCACGTCACGGACGCCGACCAGGCGGTCGAGCGTGCCCTGCGCGAGCGCCTGGCCGCCGAGCGCCCGGACGACGCGTTCCTGGGCGAGGAGACGACGGCGGACACCGGTGCCGACGCCCTGAGCGAGGGGCACCGGCAGTGGGTGGTCGACCCGATCGACGGCACCGCGAACTACCTGCGGGGCGTGCCGGTCTGGGCGACCCTCATCGCCCTCGCCGTCGACGGCCGCCCGGTGCTCGGCGTCGTCAGCGCCCCGGCGCTCGGCAAGCGCTGGTGGGCCGCGGAGGGGCTCGGCGCACACTCGACCGACGGGCCCCTGCGGGTCTCCGGCGTCGCGGCGCTGTCCGAGGCGAGCCTCAGCTACAACAGCATCCAGCAGTGGGACGAGGACGACCGGCTCGACGCCCTCGTCACCCTGTCCCGCAAGGTCTGGCGCACCCGGGCGTACGGCGACATGTGGTCGTACATGCTCGTCGCCGAGGGGGTCCTCGACGTCGCGGGCGAGCCCGACCTCAAGCCGTGGGACATCGCGGCCCTCGTGCCGATCGTCGAGGAGGCGGGCGGCCGCTTCACCTCGCTCGACGGCGACCCGGGCCCGTGGCACGGCAGCGCCCTCGCCACGAACGGGCACGTGCACGACGCCGTCGTGGACGTCATCCGGCGTCCGTAG
- a CDS encoding ATP-binding protein has protein sequence MALTGRRLEVDRIATLAVLPRESAMVVVGDPGSGRSSVLDAVADRVSLPVVRVGVNGSESRWPLAGVTSLFTALDDPRATAHIAHLLQAGGATSGLAAAHDFLEAVQTLTLPPTVVLIDDLDRMDRESQELIAFLAGRLAGTALRLVATVRTVPSDGPLTALPVLRLEPLAADVSLALARSMAPEGANDGVLAILADATGGNPGALREQFDMLSTAQLTGTEPLVLPLRPTATTEAIAALTLDVVEGAADTDTDDAGRGLDVLARLSLVPVARTTGWDRDAVDDLADAGLVVVRGQTVTVRDPLLRSALYWRMSARTRRTLHRELAAASAEVDPRAAAWHRSFVDDVPDVVALLDAAAGYVADGAPHAAVALAERALHVGSGGEDERTALLAVTEALFAQRQLGLAARYLTAMRPFRRGSDEVRRLRVLYSVQYLRGETVHADELLVPVDAEAPEAPATAGLLAMVASFRAETWDLEQARDLLARVEQLGPVVTPHTAEIAGAVQCLVAALDGSLPADTELYDGLSTARLMAMSDPALLLVAHALSLAERYRSARRVFALVVARGQDTEAVWVEGARYLSAENELRSGNFRQALRAIDAWEAGSALSAQRLREPSRAVAVAWRHFAEGRSLEALEVVDRCLALRSTVLLWGTTARLHALRGRVLLLDGRVDEAVTALEAADAVGRSLRNPTVLRHLGDLVEGYVRLGRIDDARNATARLAADHHARPSRWGALVLARSLALVADDATRESARRRALELFQPHDSQYERARTFAALTAVGTDAERPRLGAAAAAAYEAAGLRRPLATPAPTAVMPAFGVPTSLRSGPVLSAPVPGSPRSAPDSSVVLTQLTAEERAVVQKVTEGYRNREIASSLFMSQRTVELRLTQIYRKVGARSRSHLVALLT, from the coding sequence ATGGCACTCACCGGTCGCCGTCTCGAGGTCGACCGGATCGCGACCCTCGCTGTACTCCCTCGTGAGTCCGCGATGGTCGTCGTCGGCGACCCTGGTTCCGGGCGCAGCAGCGTCCTCGACGCGGTCGCTGACCGCGTCTCCCTCCCCGTCGTGCGGGTCGGTGTCAACGGGAGCGAGTCCCGCTGGCCCCTGGCCGGCGTGACCTCCCTGTTCACCGCACTCGACGATCCGCGGGCGACCGCCCACATCGCGCACCTGCTGCAGGCCGGTGGCGCGACGAGCGGGCTCGCCGCCGCGCACGACTTCCTCGAGGCCGTGCAGACCCTGACCCTGCCGCCGACGGTCGTCCTGATCGACGACCTCGACCGGATGGACCGCGAGAGCCAGGAGCTCATCGCGTTCCTGGCGGGTCGGCTCGCCGGCACGGCACTGCGTCTGGTCGCAACGGTCCGGACCGTGCCGTCGGACGGTCCGCTCACGGCCCTCCCCGTGCTGCGGCTCGAACCGCTGGCCGCCGACGTGTCCCTCGCGCTGGCCCGGTCGATGGCACCGGAGGGCGCGAACGACGGCGTCCTCGCGATCCTCGCCGATGCGACGGGCGGCAACCCCGGCGCGCTCCGCGAGCAGTTCGACATGCTCTCGACCGCCCAGCTGACCGGCACCGAGCCGCTCGTGCTGCCGTTGCGCCCGACCGCCACGACCGAGGCCATCGCGGCGCTGACCCTCGACGTGGTCGAGGGTGCCGCCGACACCGACACCGACGACGCGGGACGTGGTCTGGACGTCCTCGCCCGGCTGTCCCTCGTGCCGGTCGCCAGGACGACCGGATGGGACCGCGACGCCGTCGACGACCTCGCCGACGCCGGGCTCGTCGTCGTGCGCGGCCAGACCGTCACGGTCCGCGACCCGCTGCTGCGGTCAGCCCTGTACTGGCGGATGTCCGCACGCACCCGGCGCACGCTGCACCGCGAGCTCGCCGCGGCGAGCGCCGAGGTGGACCCGCGCGCCGCCGCGTGGCACCGGAGCTTCGTCGACGACGTCCCCGACGTGGTCGCGCTGCTCGACGCCGCCGCGGGCTACGTCGCCGACGGGGCACCGCACGCCGCGGTCGCCCTGGCCGAGCGTGCCCTGCACGTCGGCTCGGGCGGTGAGGACGAGCGGACGGCACTGCTCGCCGTCACCGAGGCGCTGTTCGCACAGCGTCAGCTCGGGCTCGCCGCGCGCTACCTCACCGCGATGCGCCCGTTCCGGCGCGGGTCGGACGAGGTCCGGCGCCTGCGGGTCCTGTACTCCGTGCAGTACCTGCGCGGCGAGACCGTGCACGCGGACGAGCTCCTCGTGCCCGTGGACGCGGAGGCACCCGAAGCCCCCGCGACCGCCGGGCTCCTGGCGATGGTCGCGAGCTTCCGGGCGGAGACGTGGGACCTCGAGCAGGCCCGCGACCTGCTCGCCCGGGTCGAGCAGCTCGGTCCGGTGGTCACCCCGCACACCGCGGAGATCGCCGGCGCCGTGCAGTGCCTCGTCGCCGCGCTCGACGGTTCGCTGCCCGCCGACACGGAGCTCTACGACGGACTCTCGACGGCGCGGCTGATGGCGATGTCCGACCCGGCACTCCTGCTCGTGGCACACGCGCTGAGCCTCGCCGAGCGGTACCGGAGCGCACGTCGCGTCTTCGCGCTCGTCGTCGCCCGCGGACAGGACACCGAGGCCGTGTGGGTCGAGGGAGCCCGCTACCTGTCCGCCGAGAACGAGCTGCGCTCCGGCAACTTCCGGCAGGCCCTCCGCGCGATCGACGCCTGGGAGGCCGGGAGCGCCCTGTCCGCGCAGCGGCTCCGCGAGCCGTCGCGGGCGGTCGCGGTCGCGTGGCGCCACTTCGCCGAGGGTCGTTCGCTCGAGGCGCTCGAGGTGGTGGACCGGTGCCTGGCGCTCCGCTCCACGGTGCTGCTCTGGGGCACCACGGCCCGGCTGCACGCACTCCGTGGGCGCGTGCTGCTGCTCGACGGTCGTGTCGACGAGGCGGTGACCGCCCTCGAGGCGGCGGACGCCGTCGGCCGGTCGCTGCGCAACCCGACCGTGCTGCGGCACCTCGGCGACCTGGTCGAGGGCTACGTGCGCCTCGGCCGGATCGACGACGCCCGGAACGCGACGGCCCGGCTCGCGGCCGACCACCACGCCCGGCCGTCCCGCTGGGGCGCGCTCGTGCTGGCCCGCAGCCTGGCGCTCGTCGCCGACGACGCCACCCGTGAGTCGGCGCGTCGTCGAGCCCTCGAGCTGTTCCAGCCGCACGACTCGCAGTACGAGCGCGCTCGCACCTTCGCCGCCCTGACGGCGGTGGGCACGGACGCCGAGCGGCCCCGCCTCGGCGCCGCCGCCGCGGCCGCGTACGAGGCGGCCGGTCTGCGACGACCGCTGGCGACGCCCGCGCCGACGGCGGTCATGCCGGCCTTCGGCGTGCCGACGTCGCTGCGGTCCGGACCGGTGCTGTCCGCCCCGGTCCCCGGGTCACCGCGGAGCGCCCCGGACTCGTCGGTGGTGCTCACCCAGCTGACCGCGGAGGAGCGCGCCGTGGTGCAGAAGGTGACCGAGGGCTACCGCAACCGCGAGATCGCCTCGTCGCTGTTCATGTCCCAGCGCACCGTGGAGCTGCGCCTGACGCAGATCTACCGGAAGGTCGGTGCGCGCTCGCGCTCGCACCTCGTCGCGCTGCTCACCTGA